The Neosynechococcus sphagnicola sy1 genome segment GAGCCGGAGCTGAGATCGCTGCACTTTCCCCCGCTGCATTCGCCACAGTGGGGGATTTTTACCGGAGTCAGAACCGTCTGGAAAGTCTTCTTGTTATATTTTGCAGGGGAGCCACTATCAAGTCAGGGGCAATTGTGTTCATCAGCGTTGTCATTCCTACCTATAATCGTCGAGCCATTTTAGAGAAATGTTTGGTTGCCTTAGAGCAGCAGCACCTCAGTCCCGATACCCCGATCTCCGGGTATGAAGTGGTGGTGGTGGATGATGGTTCCACCGATGGCACCCTTGAGTGGCTGGCACAACAGCGGGGAGTATTTCCCCATGTGCGGTGCTTGCAGCAGGATCATCAAGGACCCGCTGCGGCTCGCAATTTAGGGGTGACCGCCGCGATCGGAGAGACGATCATTTTTATTGACAGTGATTTAGTGGTGACGGCAAGCTTTCTCCAGGCCCATGCCGAGGCACTGGTGCAGGGACAGCAAACCTTGGGGAGAGATCGCCTCTTTACCTATGGGCGCGTGATTAATACCTGTAATTTTGAGCATCCCACCTCGGAACCCTATAAGATCACTGATTTTTCGGCAGCTTACTTTGCTACCGGAAATGTAGCGATCGCCCGTCACTGGTTAGAAGCAGCGGGATTATTTGATACCCAGTTTCACCTCTATGGCTGGGAAGATCTGGAGTTGGGGGTGCGCTTAAAGCACCTGGGGTTAAAGCTGGTGAAATGCCCTGAGGCCGTGGGTTATCACTGGCATCCCGCCTTTCACCTGGAGCAAATTCCCCGGATGATCGATCGGGAAATTCAACGGGGGTCGGATGGGGGTGCTGTTTTATCAAAAGCATCCTACCTGGGAAGTACAAATGATGATTCAGATGACCTGGATTCACCGCCTACTCTGGGGGCTGCTGTCCCTGGGAGGGCGTCTGAATGAACACACCATGGCTCCCCTGCTGCAATGGTTAATTGACCAGGGCCAACCCCAACTAGCCCTGGAAATTGCCCGCATCTTTCTCAATTGGTATAACGTTCAGGGAGTCTATGCCGCCTATGCCGAACGGCAACCAACGGCCTAACGACCGCCACTGGCATTCACCCCATAGGCCAAGGCCGCCTGTTGTTCCCGACTGAGACGGTCAAAGCCAAAACAGGCGATCGCCAGCGGTAGAATCTGAGCCTTGGTTAATAAAACCGTTTGTCCCTGATGATCTCGCAGGGAGATGGTGTCATTGTTCACGATCACCTGATAGCGCAATCGTTGATCTGGGGTGACAATGTCGAGGCCATCGTCCCTGACGTTAATCCGATAAAGGGGTTGATTGTCGCCCGTTGCTAAGGTGTAATCACCATCGGGCTGACGACGCAATATCAGCAGGGCTTGGGATTGATCAGCGGTTTTGACCGTCCAAGTCCCAGATTGGCTGATCACATAGCCGAGGGGTTGATTTGCCGTATCCTTGATTTTTATCTTGCCGCCCTCCTCTGCCTGTAAACGGACGAGTTCTTGCTCGGAGGCATTGAGCAACGTTCCCCCATCCCCCAGCAGCTTTAGGGTCAATAAAGTCTCGCCCCCTTCCTGCTTCAGTTTGATCGTCTGGGTATCGCCCACGGATTGGGAAACTGACTCTGGCGGGGCTGTGGCAGACAGGTTGGGGCGGGAGGGCAAAGGATGACAGGCGGTCAGTATCAACAGGATTCCGATCAAACGACTCCTGAGCATAGGGTGAATCATTGGCTGTAACCACGTTGAACGGCGCTCTCAGGAATTTGGGAATTCCCAGGGGAGTAACCCGACGCTAAGGGGACTGGTTGCCAACCTGCTGAATCAGTTTAGCCACTAGACCCGTCCAGCCAGTTTGGTGGTTAGCCCCCAGTCCTGCGCCATTATCCCCATGGAAATATTCATAGAACAGAATCAGATCGCGCCACTGGGGGTTGGTTTGGAATTCTGGAATCCCGCCGTAGAGAGGGCGATGCTGCTGGCTATCTTGGGCAAAAATGCGGATCAACCGCTGGGATAGCTCTTGGGCAATCTCCCAGAGATTCATCATTTTGCCTGATCCGGTGGGACACTCCAGTTGAAAATTATCGCCAAAATAATGATGGAACTTTTGTAGAGACTCAATTAGGAGAAAATTCATCGGGAACCAGATGGGGCCGCGCCAATTGGAATTGCCGCCAAACAGGCCGCTACTCGATTCCGCCGGTTCGTAATCGACCCGATGGGGTACCCCATCGACATAGAAAACATAGGGTGCCTCGGCATGACAGCGGGAAACCGAGCGAATACCGTAATCGCTGAAAAACTCGGACTCATCCAGCATTGTCTGGAGAATCCGCCGTAGTTTCTCAGGGTAGCAAATTGCCAGTAGCCGTCGTGACTCTAGGCCACAGGCTTCCACACAGGCGACATTCCGGGTCAAATCGGGACGATGGGCAATAAACCATTCCACACGCTGCCGAAATCCGGGCAATTTCTCTAGAATCTCTGGTTCCAGGGTGGCAACTGCAAACAGGGGAACCAAGCCCACCATCGAGCGAACTTTCAGCCGCACCGAGTGACCATCGGGCAGCCGCAGCACATCGTAATAAAACCCATCCTCCTCATCCCAGAGTTCCGTGGACTCAGAGCCGATTTTGTTCATGGCATCGGCAATATAGAGAAAATGCTCAAAGAATTTGGTGGCAATATCCTCATAAACAGGATTTTCTTTGGCAAGTTCCAGGGCAATGGTGAGCAGGTTCAAGCAGTACATCCCCATCCAACTGGTGCCATCTGCCTGTTCAATATACCCACCCGTGGGCAGTTGGGCACTGCGGTCAAAGACGCCGACGTTATCCATCCCCAGAAAGCCGCCTTCAAAAACGTTGCGCCCTTCCCGATCCTTGCGGTTCACCCACCAGGTGAAGTTGAGCATCAGTTTTTGAAACACCCGCTCTAGGAACTGGCGATCGCCTTGACCGCGAAGTTTTTCCTCAATCTTGTAAACTCGCCAGGTTCCCCAGGCGTGAACGGGGGGGTTGACATCCCCAAAGGCCCATTCATAGGCAGGGAGCTGACCGTTGGGGTGCATGTACCACTCACGGGTGATGATGTCCAGCTGATATTTGGCGTAATCTGGGTCAATCATCGCTAGGGGAATGCAGTGGAAGGCCAAATCCCAGGCAGCAAACCAGGGGTACTCCCACTTATCACACATGGAGATAATATCCTGGGCATCAAGATGCCCCCACTGGTGATTCCGGCCTTGCTTCCGTTCCGGCGGTGGGGGAAATCCATCGCCTTTAAGCCAGGTATCGACGTAGTAATAGTAGTACTGCTTACACCACATCATGCCAGCAAAGGCTTGCCGTTGAATATTCCGTAAGTCTGGACTGAGGGAGGCCGGTGCCAGTTGTTGATAAAAGTCATCAGCTTCTTGCAACCGAGTCCGAAAGGTTTGAGCAAACTCACGGTCAAAGGGAGATGGCAGATCCGCTGCCTTGCTGAGACGCAGTTGCACCACCTGAGTCTTTGTGGCGGGAATTTCTAACTGATAGTGAGCCGCAACCTTGGTTCCCTGCTGTTTAGGGTTGACGGCGGTGGTGACTCCGTTGACAACATAGTCGTGGATGCCGTCTTTGACGTAGGGGGTGGGATTTTCAGTCCCAAAGAGTCGCTGGGAATTAGTCTCATTCTCTGTGAACAACAGGGGCACGGCTGCTGCATCGCAACGCTGGCAGTAGAGGGTATAGTCCCCCAGTTCAGCATGCTGGACGTGGACAACGCTGACCCCTGCTTGGGTTTGCCCCTGGTGGAGCTGGGGTTTTGGCGATCCGGGCTGCCAAGACCAGGTATTGCGAAACCACAGGGTGGGCAAGAGAGCCAGGGATGCGGTTTCTGGGCCATGATTGGTGACGGTAATTTGAATCAGGAGGTCTTCGGGGGCGGCTTTGGCGTACTCCACCACCACATCGAAGTAGCGATTGTCGGCAAATACCCCGGTATCTAAGAGTTCAAATTCTGGAGCCAGCCGTCCTCGTTGCCGATTTTCTGCGGCTAACCAAGCGTAAGGGAATTCTGCCTGGGGATATTTGTACAGGCATTTCATGTAGGAATGGGTCGGGGTGCTGTCCAGATAAAAATAATAATCCTTGGGATCTTCCCCGTGATTGCCCTCCGAGCCCGTCAACCCAAAAATTCGCTCTTTGAGGATAGGATCGTTGCCATTCCAGAGGGCGATCGCAAAACAGAGTCGTTGCTGATCATCGGCAATCCCGGCAATGCCATCTTCTCCCCAGCGATAGGCACGGGAGCGGGCTTGATCATGGCTAAAATCATCCCAAGCGGTGCCATAGGGACTGTAATCTTCCCGAACGGTGCCCCACTGACGTTCGCTCAAATAAGGTCCCCACTGCTTCCAAGGGGTTTTTTGGGTGCGGGCGGCTTCTAAGCGGGCAATCTCTGGCGTCATAGTCAAACCTTGAGGAGGTGGAAATGGATCACGTTTACCTGTCCAAGGGGTGCAGGTTCAAACCAGTAGGTCGGCAATTGCGATCAACGAGCTGGAGGTCACTCAGGGACTGGGGTTAAGGTCAGTAAGGTCAGTGCCGTTAGGGTAACGGAATCTGTTCTCGCCCGTGGCGGAGGGTGGCGGCCATCCAGACCAGTTCTGTTAAGAACCGATCGCAGCGGCGCACATAGGCTTGATCCAGTAGATTGCCCGACGGATCAAAGAGGGTCTTCACCTCCCCAAAGTTGAGGTCGGTAACAATGGTGACCAACCCCAAGGCCTTGAGCACGGGTAACAGCGACTCAATCACCCGCACCCCGCCAAAACCACCCACGGAAACGCCACAAAGCCCCACTGCTTTTCGGGTGTACTCTTTGTAATTACTGTCCAGGGCGTGTTTCAGTAGACCGGGGTAACCGTGGTTATACTCTGGGGTAACAATAATCAGGGCATCCGCTCGTGCCATCGCGGCGGAGAAATGGGGATGTTTAATTGCTTCTCCGGCATCCAATGTGGACAGTGCTAACCCTCGCACGTCAATCAATTCTGTGGTAATTCCTGGGCGTTTGGCCACTTCCCCTAAGATAAATCGGGCCACTGGCTCACTCATGCGTCCTTGGCGAGCCGTTCCCAGGAGGACAGGAATAAATAAGGATTGATCGGTAGACATCGCTGACTCCTCAGACACTATTTCTCAACAATCCGCAGGGGATGACCATCGGGATCTTCCACCAACAAGGCTTTTTTGAAGCCCAATGAACCATCGGCGATCGCCACCACACCGGGGGAAATCAACCGATATTGACCGGCACGTAACTCGGGGAGCAGTGCCTCTAAATGATCCACCACCAGGGTCGTTTGCCAGTTGATTAAATCATTGGAACGGGTTGCTGCTGGCTTGGGACGGCCCCCAGGGGGGGCGAGATATTGCAAAAATTCTACCCCAATCCCCCCAGCAGCCCGGAGAGCAGTAATTTGAAGTCTGGCACCAAAAACGTTGTTGAGATGTTCTTGCTCCGTGCCATAGTTTTCACTGGCTCCAACCACTTGTAAACCCAACAGATCCCGGTAAAATTTGCGACTGATGTCCGTATCCGCAACCACAATCGCCGTGTGATCAATCCCCAAAAACAGCGCCTGGGTGGGTTGTTGCCAGCGGGGGTTCCCTTTCCCAGGGGGGAATTTAATCAGCTCTAGATGATGACCATCCGGGTCCTGAAAATAGAAGGCTTCAATGCCCCCCGCATTCGGGTTCCAGTCTGGTAAGCGCTGGGGGCCGGAGGAAGCATGTTGCACCTTAAACTGACGCAGCCGCCGGTAGGCTTGCTCTAGGTCCTTGACCACAATGGCAATATGCTGGAACCAGTGATCATTGCTTTTAAAGTCCAAGGGCAGGGGCTTGCCCTTGGGGGTCAGAAACTCGGTTAGCTCAATCCCTTCCTCACCCAGTTGTAGCTTTACCACTCGCAACTTCAGGTGCGGAACTCCCTCCAAGCGATCGTAAGTGGCTCCTGACCGCACCTGATCGGAGCGTTTTTCAAAGGTCAGTACCTGGGTATAAAAGGCGATCGCCCGCTCCATGTTAGACACCGGAATTACCACGGGGCCGATGGATTGAACCGTGGTGGCGCGGATTTGGGGAACCGCTGCGATCCCCACGGTCTGAGGTTGCAGGCGTAATTGCAATCCAGTAGAGATTTCGGGCAGCTGGCTCCCGAAGGCGATCGCGGTTCCCGTTCCCAGGGCTAAGACGACACGAGCAAGGATGGAAAATCGATTCAACATGGAGGTAGGTGGGGCGCGAGTCTAGGGGAGGGTCAGGGGATTCAAGTCCGTACTTAGCTCAACAACACCTGGGCACCCTGAAAAGCCGTGGTGAGAAATGCCTGAACTGGGGCAGCGCGGTCAGGGACAGCGAGTTGGGAACCTCTGAGCACCGCACCGACCCAGGACTGCGTATGCCAAAAACCATTGCCAGATAAGGGGGGGAGGGGGGATTTATCCACTGGGTAAGGCCAGGGTGTGACGTACCAGTAAGGTTCGTTGTAGCTGCTGTCCCCCGGCGAAAACCCCAGCCCCACGGACTTGGGTTCACCGTTTTGGGTGCCGGGGAGCGAGACCAGGGTAGCCATATCAAAGTGATGGGGCCAAATCCTTACAGGGGAGGCATTGGGGGTGGTGGAGACGATGGCGGTGAGGAGTTGCGCCGTATTGCTGTAATAGTCGGCAAA includes the following:
- a CDS encoding NADPH-dependent FMN reductase; translated protein: MSTDQSLFIPVLLGTARQGRMSEPVARFILGEVAKRPGITTELIDVRGLALSTLDAGEAIKHPHFSAAMARADALIIVTPEYNHGYPGLLKHALDSNYKEYTRKAVGLCGVSVGGFGGVRVIESLLPVLKALGLVTIVTDLNFGEVKTLFDPSGNLLDQAYVRRCDRFLTELVWMAATLRHGREQIPLP
- a CDS encoding glycosyltransferase family 2 protein, producing MAPRSRAGAEIAALSPAAFATVGDFYRSQNRLESLLVIFCRGATIKSGAIVFISVVIPTYNRRAILEKCLVALEQQHLSPDTPISGYEVVVVDDGSTDGTLEWLAQQRGVFPHVRCLQQDHQGPAAARNLGVTAAIGETIIFIDSDLVVTASFLQAHAEALVQGQQTLGRDRLFTYGRVINTCNFEHPTSEPYKITDFSAAYFATGNVAIARHWLEAAGLFDTQFHLYGWEDLELGVRLKHLGLKLVKCPEAVGYHWHPAFHLEQIPRMIDREIQRGSDGGAVLSKASYLGSTNDDSDDLDSPPTLGAAVPGRASE
- a CDS encoding VOC family protein, which encodes MLNRFSILARVVLALGTGTAIAFGSQLPEISTGLQLRLQPQTVGIAAVPQIRATTVQSIGPVVIPVSNMERAIAFYTQVLTFEKRSDQVRSGATYDRLEGVPHLKLRVVKLQLGEEGIELTEFLTPKGKPLPLDFKSNDHWFQHIAIVVKDLEQAYRRLRQFKVQHASSGPQRLPDWNPNAGGIEAFYFQDPDGHHLELIKFPPGKGNPRWQQPTQALFLGIDHTAIVVADTDISRKFYRDLLGLQVVGASENYGTEQEHLNNVFGARLQITALRAAGGIGVEFLQYLAPPGGRPKPAATRSNDLINWQTTLVVDHLEALLPELRAGQYRLISPGVVAIADGSLGFKKALLVEDPDGHPLRIVEK
- a CDS encoding MGH1-like glycoside hydrolase domain-containing protein encodes the protein MTPEIARLEAARTQKTPWKQWGPYLSERQWGTVREDYSPYGTAWDDFSHDQARSRAYRWGEDGIAGIADDQQRLCFAIALWNGNDPILKERIFGLTGSEGNHGEDPKDYYFYLDSTPTHSYMKCLYKYPQAEFPYAWLAAENRQRGRLAPEFELLDTGVFADNRYFDVVVEYAKAAPEDLLIQITVTNHGPETASLALLPTLWFRNTWSWQPGSPKPQLHQGQTQAGVSVVHVQHAELGDYTLYCQRCDAAAVPLLFTENETNSQRLFGTENPTPYVKDGIHDYVVNGVTTAVNPKQQGTKVAAHYQLEIPATKTQVVQLRLSKAADLPSPFDREFAQTFRTRLQEADDFYQQLAPASLSPDLRNIQRQAFAGMMWCKQYYYYYVDTWLKGDGFPPPPERKQGRNHQWGHLDAQDIISMCDKWEYPWFAAWDLAFHCIPLAMIDPDYAKYQLDIITREWYMHPNGQLPAYEWAFGDVNPPVHAWGTWRVYKIEEKLRGQGDRQFLERVFQKLMLNFTWWVNRKDREGRNVFEGGFLGMDNVGVFDRSAQLPTGGYIEQADGTSWMGMYCLNLLTIALELAKENPVYEDIATKFFEHFLYIADAMNKIGSESTELWDEEDGFYYDVLRLPDGHSVRLKVRSMVGLVPLFAVATLEPEILEKLPGFRQRVEWFIAHRPDLTRNVACVEACGLESRRLLAICYPEKLRRILQTMLDESEFFSDYGIRSVSRCHAEAPYVFYVDGVPHRVDYEPAESSSGLFGGNSNWRGPIWFPMNFLLIESLQKFHHYFGDNFQLECPTGSGKMMNLWEIAQELSQRLIRIFAQDSQQHRPLYGGIPEFQTNPQWRDLILFYEYFHGDNGAGLGANHQTGWTGLVAKLIQQVGNQSP